The following nucleotide sequence is from Candidatus Zixiibacteriota bacterium.
ATTTATGGGGTTGGCGATTGACCCGCCAAAGGAACCGGAATGAAGGTCACGGTTCGGCCCGGTAATTTTAACCTCAACGAACGCTATGCCGCGAAGACCATAAGTAACCGCCGGCAAGCCGCGGCCAAACTGGGCGGTATCGGATATGACAACCAAGTCGGCTTTGAGTAATTTGGCATTCTGCTCTATAAATCGCTCCAGATTGGCCGAACCAGATTCCTCTTCTCCTTCAATCATCATTTTGAGATTAATCGGAAGTTCAGCGCCGGTAGCGGTATATGCTTCAATTGCCTTCAAATGAGTAAAAAGCTGGCCCTTGTCATCGGTGCTCCCCCGGGCGATCATATACCCTTTTTCGATTATGGGATTAAAAGGCGCGGTTTTCCATAATTCCAGAGGTTCCGGCGGTTGGACATCATAGTGGCCATAGTATAATACCGTCAGCTTGTCCGGTGAGGAAATCCGGCTTCCATATACCATCGGATGTCCGCCGGTCGGCATAATTTTGGTTTCCAGCCCGATGTCGCTCATATGCTTGGCCAGCCATTTGGCGCAGGCAAGAATATCTCCTTTGTTTTCGCTCTTGGCCGAAACCGAGGGGAATTTTAAAAATTCAAATAAGTCGTTAAGCCTCTGCTGCTTATTGTTATCCATATAACTCTTTGGGTCCATAAAATGCTCCAATGATTAAATTTCTTTGCCGACTTCCAAGAATTCCGCGTGTGAGCAGGTTTTCTGTTCCTATTGGTAATTTCCTCAAAAATACTGATAACCACCACAAAAATCAATAAGATATCCTCCAAAAGCGCAAAAAAATAGTTGCCTTTTGATGGGAACTATTCTTAATTCCGGCAATATAAATCATTAACCGCATAGTAGTTAAGTTATGAGGACATTTGCATTTTACATACTGCTGACAATGGTGGCCATAGCTGTATCCGAGGCCAAGCCTATGGCCTGGATCAACGTCGATACGGTGGACTTTGGGGCTGTGCCAACCATGACCAAATTCTATCGCACGATCACCCTGAAATCGATCGGAGATCAACCGCTTGTGATCGACAGTGTCAATACCTTTTGCGATTGCGTCAGTCTGCCTATGGATAAAAAAGTCTTACCCCCCGGAGATAGCCTTGTTACCAGATTGGCGTTCTACTCGGCCAACTATTCCGGTCAGATTATCCGGGTTTCTCATATTTACACCAATGCCGGGCGCGGGTCATATTTGATTCCGGTGACGTCGTTCGTTGTCCAGGATATGGAAAAATATCGGCCAATTTATGTTAAACCGATCCGAATAGCGGCCTCTCAATACGGGGAAACCGGGCAGACGAAATATCCCTTTCAAATCTTGAATAATACTGATTCCCCTATCCCGCTCAAGCTGATTCGCACCGATAAGGATTTTTTTGACCTTGATTTCCCGGTTTTTGTGCCCGCTTCGGGCGTGGCATCCGGGACATTGACCCTGAACAAGAATGGTGTGGATAAAGAGTTTGAGACCAATATTACCTTTGAATTCATAAACGAGGAATCTCTGGTAAAGAGATTCTCTATACCTGTTTTTAGAAAGATTTATAGACGGGGCAATTGATATATATTCATTGACACCGTGCCAAAATTGGTTAAATTGGCCGTATATAGATAGAATGATAACCAGACGATATCTTTTGATAATATATTGAGGTTTGTTGGAGGAGATATGAAGAGACTGACTCCCTTTGTTTTGATGGCTGTCATTATTTGGGGATTT
It contains:
- a CDS encoding DUF1573 domain-containing protein, giving the protein MRTFAFYILLTMVAIAVSEAKPMAWINVDTVDFGAVPTMTKFYRTITLKSIGDQPLVIDSVNTFCDCVSLPMDKKVLPPGDSLVTRLAFYSANYSGQIIRVSHIYTNAGRGSYLIPVTSFVVQDMEKYRPIYVKPIRIAASQYGETGQTKYPFQILNNTDSPIPLKLIRTDKDFFDLDFPVFVPASGVASGTLTLNKNGVDKEFETNITFEFINEESLVKRFSIPVFRKIYRRGN